A single window of Desulfuromonas acetexigens DNA harbors:
- a CDS encoding Wadjet anti-phage system protein JetD domain-containing protein, producing MIGPGEIRTKAEKIWQSGLLLRAHLRGEELFPLDIPFRKPTGKEVLERFAEVRAWMLSLREAGKESRGFGYSLDFSTVNHRQLGEQRFPSRIYFETLADLLRLIGRQRDFVCFRELTEVTLAAHPLLRPWLEQSPFNVLEGREVWPRLLAVCAYFLRNPAPGRYLRELDIPGVDSKFVEQHRRILREMLDILLPEDAVDRTVTNLAGAGFERRFGLRYDEPLVRLRLLDPALAAPFGLNDLSIPLSQFLTCNLPGRRVFITENKINGLSFPPVADALVIFGLGYGVQAIKDADWLREREIFYWGDIDTHGFGILSQLRGYFPQVRSMLMNRETLLAFRHLWVSEEAGKRCLAELAHLDEAERRLYETLRGNALGEHIRLEQERIAYAWLRQWLDENI from the coding sequence ATGATCGGCCCCGGAGAAATCAGGACGAAGGCGGAAAAAATCTGGCAGAGCGGCCTGCTGCTGCGGGCTCACCTGCGCGGCGAGGAACTTTTCCCTCTCGATATCCCGTTTCGCAAGCCGACCGGGAAGGAGGTGCTGGAGCGTTTCGCCGAAGTACGCGCCTGGATGCTGTCGCTGCGGGAAGCCGGCAAGGAGTCCCGCGGGTTCGGCTATTCGTTGGATTTTTCCACCGTCAATCACCGTCAGCTAGGCGAACAGCGTTTCCCTTCCCGCATCTATTTCGAAACCCTTGCCGATTTGCTCCGTCTCATCGGCCGACAGCGGGACTTTGTTTGTTTTCGCGAGCTGACGGAAGTGACCCTGGCCGCCCATCCGTTGCTGCGTCCCTGGCTGGAACAGTCTCCCTTCAACGTGCTGGAAGGTCGGGAGGTTTGGCCGCGGCTGTTGGCCGTCTGCGCCTATTTTCTGCGCAACCCCGCCCCGGGGCGCTATCTGCGGGAGCTGGACATCCCCGGCGTCGACAGCAAGTTCGTCGAACAGCATCGGCGTATTTTGCGGGAAATGCTCGATATCCTTCTGCCGGAGGATGCCGTCGACCGGACCGTCACCAATCTGGCCGGTGCTGGCTTCGAGCGTCGGTTCGGTCTGCGCTACGACGAGCCACTGGTGCGTCTGCGTCTGCTCGACCCGGCTTTGGCCGCCCCTTTCGGCCTCAACGACCTGAGCATTCCTCTGAGTCAGTTTCTTACTTGCAACCTCCCCGGCCGCCGGGTTTTTATCACCGAAAACAAGATCAACGGCCTCAGTTTCCCCCCGGTCGCCGATGCCCTGGTGATCTTCGGTTTGGGCTACGGTGTCCAGGCGATCAAGGACGCCGACTGGTTGCGGGAGAGGGAGATCTTCTACTGGGGGGACATCGACACCCACGGCTTTGGCATCCTCTCGCAACTGCGCGGCTATTTTCCCCAGGTACGCTCCATGCTCATGAATCGGGAGACCCTGCTGGCCTTCCGCCACCTCTGGGTGAGCGAAGAGGCGGGAAAACGCTGTCTGGCGGAACTTGCCCACCTCGACGAAGCGGAGCGCCGGCTTTACGAGACGCTGCGCGGCAACGCATTGGGCGAACATATTCGCCTGGAACAGGAACGGATCGCCTACGCCTGGCTGCGTCAGTGGCTGGATGAAAACATCTAG
- a CDS encoding CDP-alcohol phosphatidyltransferase family protein — protein MTSYMAMWWEIILPVLLMLGIERFLVIRFLRTPEQVAWVRSRAWLHPNAISRARYPMGFISVLLLHLDFPRLCFLFFTFWMISDITDGEIARRCDLHTEEGETIDPFSDKLMYSPMLIYMAWTGWLDPLLVGLFLLFDVIGQVSRRFSKVKAANLFGKAKTFLVVVLLIVIGFEWIYGPLPILGRAIYPLMAICAALAFCSTVFKLVPNYWYANILSIMNLVCGLAGCYVLLAGHPPVYALGLVFLGQFLDLFDGRAAERWGSTPRGEVFDDVADGTSFGLTVGLMVALSFPTLGVGLIIGGLYLAAVVYRLVRFVVEKRKAGVLGGVGTFSGMPSPAGALLAGTSCVFIPSPLINGIIVLVTSALMVSRVPYAHFGRTILPKIPKIVRVLVLGLFLFMLALGFRRDEYTAPLLISLVAALAYLISPLFWKEPAKPSDK, from the coding sequence ATGACTTCGTACATGGCCATGTGGTGGGAGATCATTCTTCCCGTCCTGTTGATGCTCGGTATCGAACGCTTTCTGGTTATCCGCTTTCTGCGTACCCCCGAGCAGGTCGCCTGGGTGCGGAGCCGGGCCTGGCTGCATCCCAACGCCATCAGCCGCGCCCGCTATCCCATGGGTTTCATTTCGGTACTGCTGCTGCATCTGGACTTTCCCCGTCTCTGTTTTCTCTTTTTTACTTTCTGGATGATCAGCGACATCACCGATGGGGAGATCGCCCGCCGCTGTGATCTGCACACCGAGGAAGGGGAGACCATCGATCCCTTTTCCGACAAGCTTATGTATTCCCCCATGCTCATCTACATGGCCTGGACCGGCTGGCTCGATCCGCTGCTGGTGGGGCTCTTTCTGCTCTTTGACGTCATCGGCCAGGTTTCGCGGCGTTTCAGCAAGGTCAAGGCGGCCAATCTCTTCGGCAAGGCTAAGACCTTTCTGGTGGTGGTGCTCCTTATCGTGATCGGTTTCGAATGGATCTACGGCCCCCTGCCGATTCTTGGCCGGGCCATCTATCCCCTGATGGCGATCTGTGCGGCGCTGGCTTTCTGCTCCACCGTCTTCAAGCTGGTTCCCAATTACTGGTACGCCAACATCCTCAGCATCATGAATCTGGTCTGCGGCTTGGCCGGCTGTTATGTGCTGCTCGCCGGACATCCTCCGGTCTATGCCTTGGGGCTGGTCTTTCTTGGCCAGTTTCTCGATCTCTTTGACGGGCGGGCGGCGGAACGCTGGGGCTCGACCCCTCGGGGGGAAGTCTTCGACGACGTGGCCGACGGCACCAGTTTCGGCCTTACTGTCGGGTTGATGGTCGCCCTGTCCTTTCCCACTCTCGGTGTGGGGCTGATCATCGGCGGACTCTATCTGGCGGCGGTGGTCTACCGGCTGGTCCGTTTCGTCGTTGAAAAGCGCAAGGCGGGGGTGCTGGGCGGGGTCGGCACGTTTTCCGGCATGCCCTCGCCGGCCGGGGCGCTGCTGGCCGGAACCTCCTGCGTCTTCATCCCCAGTCCGCTGATCAACGGCATCATCGTTCTGGTGACCTCGGCGCTGATGGTCTCCCGCGTTCCCTATGCCCACTTCGGGCGAACGATCCTTCCGAAAATCCCCAAAATCGTCCGGGTTCTGGTGCTCGGGCTGTTTCTCTTCATGCTCGCCCTCGGCTTCCGCCGCGACGAATATACGGCGCCCCTGCTGATTTCCCTGGTTGCGGCCCTGGCCTATCTCATTTCGCCGCTCTTCTGGAAAGAACCGGCGAAGCCTTCCGACAAATAA
- a CDS encoding AAA family ATPase, with product MEELLTLTNFSQQVAAGTPLLYITTDNESRTEALITHAALHAIKGMPGPLAWNCTVGFLGHEGTREPLAGLRWAVEQEGPGIFIFKDLDWFWHDNPFIQRTLKDFSAVRRPPGKTLIFMGSRPDIPPALREEFLLLDHGLPDRKEIQAFLEKNRGKDPFIDRLLADEDTVSRLVVAAQGLDLLNLDRALRLARVSKGGGPDEVVAALFRTKKQQLRKSGIMEFVENDVTADQLGGMENLKSWMEKREKAFGAEGLSSGKNLPRGVLVMGISGCGKSLFVKAIAARWRLPLVRLDMATVYEGTFGSPESSLRKACKTAEALSPCVLWIDEMESGISNQGFKAEGGPASRVLGYFLTWMQEKRHPVFVAATANAIEMLPAEVLRKGRFDEIFYVALPGLSEREEIVRIHLRKRGFPIENFELGMLAHAAKGFSGAEIEQAVASAGFESLAQNRAMTQQDIMEAISRTVPLSVTMAEQIKKIEAWAFKRAVPASAGALR from the coding sequence ATGGAAGAGCTTCTGACCCTGACCAATTTCAGCCAGCAGGTGGCGGCGGGAACGCCGCTGCTCTACATCACCACCGACAACGAGAGCCGCACCGAGGCGCTCATCACCCATGCCGCCCTCCATGCCATCAAGGGGATGCCCGGCCCCCTGGCCTGGAACTGCACCGTCGGCTTCCTCGGCCACGAGGGGACCCGCGAGCCGCTGGCCGGTTTGCGCTGGGCGGTGGAGCAGGAGGGTCCGGGGATCTTCATTTTCAAGGATCTCGACTGGTTCTGGCATGACAATCCCTTCATCCAACGCACCCTCAAGGATTTTTCGGCGGTGCGCCGGCCACCGGGCAAGACCCTGATCTTCATGGGCAGCCGCCCCGACATTCCGCCGGCCTTGCGCGAGGAGTTCCTGCTCCTTGACCACGGCCTGCCCGACCGCAAGGAAATCCAGGCCTTTCTTGAGAAAAACCGGGGCAAGGATCCCTTCATCGACCGCCTGCTCGCCGACGAAGACACGGTGTCGCGGCTGGTGGTCGCCGCCCAGGGACTCGATCTGCTCAATCTCGATCGGGCGCTGCGCCTGGCCCGGGTCAGCAAGGGGGGCGGGCCGGACGAGGTCGTCGCCGCCCTCTTCCGCACCAAGAAGCAGCAGTTGCGCAAAAGCGGGATCATGGAGTTCGTGGAGAACGATGTCACCGCCGACCAGCTCGGCGGCATGGAAAATCTCAAGTCCTGGATGGAGAAACGTGAAAAGGCTTTTGGCGCCGAAGGACTCTCTTCAGGCAAAAACCTGCCTCGGGGGGTACTGGTGATGGGCATCAGCGGTTGCGGGAAAAGCCTCTTTGTCAAGGCCATCGCCGCCCGCTGGCGCCTGCCGCTGGTGCGGCTCGACATGGCGACGGTCTACGAAGGCACCTTCGGTTCGCCGGAAAGCAGCCTGCGCAAGGCCTGCAAAACCGCCGAGGCCCTTTCTCCCTGCGTGCTCTGGATCGATGAGATGGAGTCGGGCATCTCCAACCAGGGATTCAAGGCCGAAGGCGGTCCCGCTTCGCGGGTGCTCGGCTACTTTCTCACCTGGATGCAGGAAAAGCGCCACCCAGTCTTCGTCGCCGCCACCGCCAACGCCATCGAGATGCTCCCCGCCGAAGTCCTGCGCAAGGGGCGCTTCGACGAAATCTTCTACGTCGCCCTGCCGGGGCTCTCGGAGCGGGAAGAGATCGTGCGCATCCACCTGCGCAAGCGCGGTTTCCCCATCGAAAATTTCGAACTGGGCATGCTCGCCCACGCCGCCAAAGGGTTTTCCGGCGCCGAAATCGAGCAGGCGGTGGCCAGCGCCGGCTTTGAGTCGTTGGCCCAAAACCGCGCCATGACCCAGCAGGACATCATGGAAGCAATCAGCCGTACCGTCCCCCTGTCGGTCACCATGGCCGAACAGATCAAGAAGATCGAAGCCTGGGCTTTCAAGCGGGCGGTTCCGGCCAGCGCCGGAGCCCTGCGCTAG
- a CDS encoding DUF3375 domain-containing protein: MDHDYLEKLKQTHPTLRLLAADNAPLIISFLFRVFIRSNRRSISQSDLTTSLEDYLYHLREIHGEGKYPKTARQYLEDWAGGKTPFLRKYYAGSSDEPEFDLTPATEKAVEWLQSLEERQFVGTESRLLTVFELLREIVRLTRQDPAARIAELECRQATIEAEIERIRGGVIDPVDPTRIKERYFQVEETARRLLSDFRQVEYNFRALDRATRERIAVSDQTKGRLLDEIFREQDVIWDSDQGKSFRAFWEFLMSAPRQAELAELLEAVFALEEIRLLAPDPFLAGIKFSLLDAGEKVYKTNNLLVEQLRKYLDDQAYLEDRRIMELVKGIEKQAVAIKDNPPLERDFAELDDVKPDFDLVMARSLFVPPTSPRIDSATITAGEAEVDALALYRQNYVDEALLRANIRKALQSRSQVSLRQLVEEFPVRKGLAEVVAYLSLADRDDKALVAEDETETLMVAATEGRIRNIELPKVIFTR; this comes from the coding sequence ATGGATCACGACTACCTCGAAAAACTCAAACAGACCCATCCTACGCTGCGGTTGCTGGCCGCCGACAACGCTCCGCTGATCATCAGTTTTCTGTTCCGGGTATTCATTCGGAGTAACCGGCGCTCGATTTCGCAGTCCGATCTGACCACCTCCCTGGAAGACTACCTCTATCATCTGCGGGAGATTCACGGCGAGGGGAAATATCCCAAAACGGCCCGCCAGTACCTCGAGGACTGGGCCGGCGGGAAGACACCGTTTCTGCGTAAATATTACGCTGGGAGCAGCGACGAACCCGAATTCGATCTGACCCCGGCCACCGAAAAAGCGGTGGAATGGTTACAGAGCCTGGAAGAGCGGCAGTTCGTCGGCACCGAGTCGCGCTTGCTGACGGTCTTCGAACTGCTGCGGGAGATCGTGCGCTTGACCCGGCAGGATCCGGCGGCGCGCATCGCCGAGTTGGAGTGCCGGCAGGCGACGATCGAGGCCGAAATCGAGCGCATCCGCGGCGGGGTGATCGATCCCGTCGACCCGACCCGCATCAAGGAACGTTATTTCCAGGTGGAAGAGACCGCTCGGCGGCTCCTTTCCGATTTCCGCCAGGTGGAATACAACTTTCGCGCCCTTGACCGGGCAACCCGAGAACGTATCGCCGTCAGCGACCAGACCAAGGGGCGGCTGCTCGACGAGATCTTCCGCGAGCAGGACGTGATCTGGGATTCGGATCAGGGGAAAAGCTTCCGCGCCTTCTGGGAGTTCCTCATGTCCGCTCCCCGCCAGGCCGAGCTGGCCGAGTTGCTGGAGGCGGTTTTCGCCTTGGAGGAAATACGCCTGCTCGCTCCCGATCCTTTTCTCGCCGGGATCAAATTCTCGCTTCTCGATGCCGGCGAAAAGGTCTACAAAACCAACAACCTGCTGGTCGAACAGCTGCGCAAGTATCTCGATGATCAGGCCTATTTGGAGGATCGACGGATCATGGAGCTGGTCAAGGGGATCGAAAAGCAGGCGGTGGCGATTAAGGACAATCCCCCTTTGGAACGGGACTTTGCCGAACTGGACGACGTGAAGCCCGATTTCGATCTGGTCATGGCGCGCTCTCTCTTCGTACCGCCGACAAGCCCGCGGATCGATTCCGCGACGATCACCGCCGGGGAGGCGGAAGTCGACGCCCTGGCCCTGTACCGACAAAATTATGTCGATGAGGCGCTGCTGCGCGCCAACATCCGCAAGGCGCTGCAGAGTCGTTCCCAGGTTTCGCTGCGACAGTTGGTGGAGGAGTTCCCCGTTCGCAAGGGGTTGGCCGAGGTGGTGGCCTACCTGAGCTTGGCGGATCGGGACGACAAGGCGCTGGTGGCCGAAGACGAAACCGAAACCCTGATGGTTGCCGCCACTGAGGGGCGAATCCGTAACATCGAGTTGCCGAAGGTGATTTTCACCCGGTGA
- a CDS encoding ATP-binding protein: MQTLSLDFAADDTATGFRLRRLEVLNWGTFHRHVWAIAPQGHNALLTGDIGSGKSTLVDAVTTLLVPHHRIVYNKAAGAEGKERSLYSYIRGEYKSAKDDLTQSAKAIALRDENSYTVLLAQFHNEGFSQSVTLAQVFWLKDQKRNPERFFVVAQGPLSIAEHFSGFGSDILDLKKRLKRLPRVEVLENFKEYGTRFRHLFGIQNEQALELFYQTVSMKSVGNLTDFVRNHMLDEGEVESRIEELRRNFDNLNRAHEAVLKAKEQIGRLAPLVEDGHRFRELSVAIEDLRCCREALVAYFARHKEGLLEAQIESLETEVKKIGHHLAVLKEEIGQLRHKEGELKTCIDESGGRRLQALEQEIAGLEREREKKQQREDEYRGHGAKLELPTVHSEEDFYRNVNSARALLTEIETVIEEIRKREIDLSVSRQELIKERARVDDELDSLRRRKNNIPLNNLELRREMAQILGVDESRLPFAGELLQVDEAAAEWEGAIERLLHNFALSLLVPEDLYKDVCRYVDRTNLRGRLVYFRVREEEGTNRQLPPETDALVRKLRIKPDSLSYPWLERHLRERFDYRCCDDLEQFRRLPRALTRSGQIKSGGQRHEKDDRSSILDRSRYVLGWSNEEKIRALEGVRRGMEVEARRLTDELTALGKRQQEQTGRRDAVRDLLKFVDYGEIHWAPLARSIQSLLEEKAEIERSSDTLQALRNQLELTRQELELKEKRQGDLGKEGGKQEERLETRRAELAEARQLRELLTEEERRIWFPKIDPFCLQSLNLQNIDKAQRETREAIQARLDGDEKKNRRLTEKLVGAMQVYKNAYPAETAEVDAGLEALGEFETMLQTLQEQDLPRHEERFKQLLNEGTINSVALFQNQLDKERQQIAKKIETINGSLRQIEYNPGTYIELVMDKTQDAEVREFQQDVRQCLSHMEETEIYNEAKFLQVKSLIDRFNGREGLVDLDRRWTRKVTDVRNWFAFSASERWQEDGSEREFYSDASGKSGGQKEKLAYTILASALAYQFGLEWGAVQSRSFRFVVIDEAFGKGSDESTRYGLELFKKLHLQLLIVTPLQKIHVIEDYIRSVHYVHNEGGANSVLRNLTLEEYREEKERFRGTREG, from the coding sequence ATGCAGACGCTCTCGCTTGATTTCGCCGCCGACGATACGGCCACCGGTTTTCGCTTGCGACGTCTCGAAGTTCTCAATTGGGGAACCTTTCACCGTCATGTCTGGGCCATTGCCCCGCAAGGGCACAACGCGCTGCTCACCGGCGATATCGGTTCGGGCAAGTCGACCCTGGTCGACGCCGTGACCACGTTGCTCGTTCCCCACCACCGCATCGTGTACAACAAGGCGGCGGGCGCCGAGGGGAAGGAGCGCTCTCTCTATTCCTACATCCGCGGCGAGTACAAAAGCGCCAAGGACGATCTGACCCAATCGGCCAAAGCCATCGCCCTGCGCGACGAGAATAGCTACACGGTGCTCCTTGCCCAGTTCCATAACGAAGGTTTTTCTCAGTCCGTCACTCTGGCCCAGGTCTTCTGGCTGAAGGACCAGAAGCGTAATCCGGAGCGCTTCTTCGTCGTCGCCCAGGGGCCTTTGAGCATTGCCGAGCATTTCAGCGGATTCGGCAGCGACATCCTCGATCTGAAAAAACGCCTCAAGCGCCTTCCCCGGGTCGAGGTGCTGGAAAATTTCAAGGAGTACGGCACCCGCTTCCGTCATCTGTTCGGCATCCAGAACGAGCAGGCCCTTGAACTCTTTTACCAGACCGTCTCCATGAAATCGGTGGGGAACCTCACCGACTTTGTGCGCAACCACATGCTTGACGAAGGCGAGGTGGAAAGTCGTATCGAGGAACTGCGCCGAAATTTCGACAACTTGAATCGCGCCCACGAGGCGGTGCTCAAGGCCAAGGAGCAGATCGGACGGCTTGCGCCCCTGGTCGAGGACGGACACCGCTTCCGCGAGCTGAGCGTCGCCATCGAAGATCTGCGTTGTTGCCGCGAGGCACTGGTGGCTTATTTCGCCCGGCATAAGGAAGGGCTGCTGGAGGCCCAGATCGAATCCCTGGAGACGGAGGTCAAGAAGATCGGCCATCACTTGGCCGTCCTCAAGGAAGAGATCGGCCAACTTCGGCATAAGGAGGGGGAGCTCAAGACCTGTATCGACGAAAGCGGCGGCCGCCGGTTGCAGGCCTTGGAGCAGGAGATCGCCGGCTTGGAGCGGGAGCGGGAGAAAAAGCAACAGCGGGAGGATGAGTATCGCGGCCACGGGGCGAAGCTGGAGCTGCCGACGGTTCACAGCGAGGAGGATTTTTATCGCAACGTCAACAGCGCCCGCGCACTGCTGACCGAAATTGAAACAGTGATTGAGGAAATCCGCAAGCGCGAGATCGATCTTAGCGTTTCCCGGCAGGAACTGATAAAAGAGCGCGCCCGGGTCGACGACGAACTCGATTCCCTGCGTCGGCGCAAGAACAACATCCCGCTGAATAATCTGGAACTCCGCCGCGAGATGGCCCAGATCCTCGGTGTCGATGAAAGCCGGCTTCCCTTTGCCGGGGAACTGCTGCAGGTCGATGAGGCCGCCGCCGAGTGGGAAGGGGCCATCGAGCGCCTGCTGCACAATTTTGCCTTGAGCCTCCTGGTCCCCGAGGATCTCTACAAGGACGTCTGCCGGTATGTCGATCGGACCAATCTGCGCGGACGCCTGGTTTACTTCCGCGTCCGCGAGGAAGAGGGTACCAACCGTCAGCTTCCGCCGGAGACCGACGCTTTGGTGCGCAAACTGCGCATCAAACCCGACAGCCTCTCCTACCCTTGGCTGGAGCGGCATCTCCGGGAGCGTTTCGATTATCGCTGCTGCGACGATCTGGAACAGTTTCGCCGTCTTCCCCGGGCGCTCACCCGCAGCGGCCAGATCAAGTCCGGCGGTCAGCGCCACGAAAAGGATGATCGCAGTTCCATCCTTGATCGCAGTCGCTATGTGCTGGGTTGGAGCAACGAAGAAAAGATCCGCGCGTTGGAGGGGGTGAGGCGGGGAATGGAGGTCGAAGCCCGGCGTCTGACCGACGAACTGACCGCGTTGGGCAAGCGGCAGCAGGAACAGACCGGGCGGCGAGACGCGGTGCGTGATCTGCTCAAGTTCGTCGACTACGGCGAGATTCACTGGGCGCCCCTGGCCCGGAGCATCCAGTCGCTACTGGAGGAAAAGGCCGAGATCGAACGTAGCTCCGATACCTTGCAGGCGTTACGGAATCAACTGGAACTGACCCGTCAGGAACTGGAACTCAAAGAGAAGCGGCAGGGCGATTTGGGCAAAGAGGGGGGCAAGCAGGAAGAGCGTCTGGAGACCCGCCGCGCCGAACTCGCCGAGGCCCGCCAACTCAGAGAGCTGTTGACCGAGGAAGAGCGCCGGATCTGGTTCCCGAAAATTGATCCTTTCTGTCTGCAGAGTCTTAATCTGCAGAATATCGACAAGGCGCAACGGGAAACCCGGGAGGCGATCCAGGCTCGACTTGACGGCGACGAGAAGAAGAATCGGCGACTGACCGAAAAGCTCGTCGGTGCCATGCAGGTCTACAAAAACGCCTATCCCGCCGAAACCGCCGAGGTTGACGCCGGCCTCGAAGCCCTCGGCGAGTTCGAGACGATGTTGCAAACCTTGCAGGAACAGGATTTGCCCCGCCACGAAGAACGCTTCAAGCAACTGCTCAACGAGGGAACGATCAACAGCGTCGCCCTCTTTCAGAACCAACTCGACAAGGAGCGCCAGCAGATCGCCAAGAAGATCGAGACCATCAACGGCTCGCTGCGGCAGATCGAGTACAACCCCGGCACCTACATCGAGTTGGTTATGGACAAGACCCAGGACGCCGAGGTGCGGGAGTTCCAGCAGGATGTCCGCCAGTGCCTCTCCCACATGGAAGAGACCGAAATTTACAACGAGGCCAAGTTTCTCCAGGTCAAAAGCCTCATCGACCGCTTCAACGGCCGCGAAGGGCTCGTCGATCTCGACCGCCGTTGGACCCGCAAAGTCACCGACGTGCGCAACTGGTTCGCCTTTTCGGCCAGCGAGCGCTGGCAGGAGGACGGCAGCGAGCGGGAATTCTACTCCGACGCCTCGGGCAAGTCGGGCGGTCAGAAAGAGAAGCTCGCCTATACCATTCTCGCCTCGGCCCTGGCCTATCAGTTCGGTCTGGAGTGGGGGGCGGTGCAGTCGCGCTCCTTCCGTTTCGTGGTCATCGACGAGGCCTTCGGCAAGGGCTCGGACGAGAGCACCCGTTACGGTCTGGAGCTTTTCAAGAAACTCCACCTGCAACTGCTCATCGTCACCCCGCTGCAGAAAATCCACGTTATCGAGGACTACATCCGCTCGGTGCATTATGTTCACAACGAAGGCGGAGCCAACTCGGTGCTGCGCAACCTGACCCTGGAGGAATACCGGGAGGAGAAGGAACGATTCCGCGGGACGAGGGAGGGATGA
- a CDS encoding DUF6726 family protein yields MNWIKLFVVLLLASQLSGCFLTKVVSVPMRAVGAVISIIPVAGNTAHDAIDGAADVVDDVPI; encoded by the coding sequence ATGAACTGGATCAAGCTCTTCGTCGTCCTGCTCCTCGCCAGCCAATTGAGCGGCTGCTTTCTCACCAAGGTCGTCAGCGTGCCGATGCGCGCCGTCGGCGCGGTGATCTCCATCATTCCCGTCGCCGGAAATACCGCCCATGACGCCATCGACGGCGCCGCCGACGTGGTGGACGACGTCCCCATCTGA
- a CDS encoding zinc-dependent alcohol dehydrogenase family protein, producing MRAMVLEAGQRRLRQQTLPLPRPLAGQVLIKIHACGVCRTDLHIVDLELTEPKLPLIPGHEIVGTVVEVGAGSSPFNIGDRVGVPWLGQTCGSCRYCRKGQENLCAQAKFTGYTLDGGFAEYTVADTRYTFPLPAGFSDLHAAPLLCAGLIGYRTYRLAGDNIEHLGIYGFGAAAHLVAQIAVHRGQKVYAFTRPGDSEAQDFARRLGAVWAGASIDMPPVPLDAALIFAPAGELIPAALRAVDKGGHVVSGGIHMSDIPAFPYRILWEERKVSSVANLTRRDGEELLALAGEIPLRTEVVPFPLEAANEALDRLRAGRIEGAAVLMMDD from the coding sequence ATGCGCGCCATGGTTCTCGAAGCGGGACAGCGCCGGCTGCGCCAGCAAACGCTCCCCCTGCCCCGCCCTCTCGCCGGACAAGTATTGATCAAGATCCACGCCTGCGGCGTCTGCCGCACTGACCTGCATATCGTCGATCTGGAATTGACCGAACCGAAACTTCCCTTGATCCCCGGCCATGAGATCGTCGGCACGGTGGTGGAGGTCGGCGCGGGCAGCAGCCCCTTCAACATCGGCGACCGGGTCGGCGTCCCCTGGCTCGGGCAGACCTGCGGCAGCTGCCGCTACTGTCGCAAAGGGCAGGAAAATCTTTGCGCGCAGGCGAAGTTCACCGGCTACACCCTCGACGGCGGCTTCGCCGAATACACCGTCGCCGATACGCGCTATACCTTCCCCCTCCCCGCCGGATTTTCCGACCTCCATGCCGCGCCCCTGCTCTGCGCCGGACTGATCGGCTACCGCACCTACCGCCTGGCCGGAGACAACATCGAACATCTGGGCATCTACGGCTTCGGCGCCGCCGCCCACCTGGTCGCGCAGATTGCCGTCCATCGCGGGCAAAAAGTCTACGCCTTCACCCGCCCCGGCGATAGCGAGGCGCAAGACTTCGCCCGCCGCCTCGGCGCGGTCTGGGCGGGTGCGTCGATTGACATGCCCCCCGTCCCCCTCGACGCCGCCCTGATCTTCGCGCCAGCCGGGGAGCTGATCCCCGCCGCCCTGCGCGCCGTGGACAAGGGCGGACATGTCGTCTCCGGCGGCATCCACATGAGCGACATCCCTGCCTTTCCCTACCGGATTCTCTGGGAAGAACGCAAGGTCAGCTCGGTAGCCAACCTCACCCGCCGCGACGGCGAGGAACTGCTCGCCCTCGCCGGAGAAATCCCCCTGCGAACCGAAGTCGTCCCCTTCCCTCTGGAAGCGGCCAACGAAGCCCTTGACCGATTGCGCGCCGGGCGCATCGAAGGGGCGGCGGTGTTGATGATGGATGACTGA
- a CDS encoding DUF4194 domain-containing protein gives MNAYLNLPHQASLVLIALFKGVLYQDKNPELWRDLLTYQNAVRDYVAVLGLLVLLDETEGYAFLRQRPEEAVEDDEAAPLPRLVQRRQLSYPLSLLCVLLRKKLIEQDAAGGETRVILSRGEIVDMMRVFLPEGSNEAKTVEQIESHIRKVADYGFLRPLKGDEERFEVRRILKALVDADWLGDLDRKLEAYQAHADALA, from the coding sequence ATGAACGCCTATCTGAATCTTCCCCACCAGGCATCGCTGGTGTTGATTGCCCTCTTCAAAGGGGTTCTTTACCAGGATAAAAACCCCGAGCTGTGGCGCGATCTGCTCACCTACCAGAATGCCGTGCGCGACTATGTGGCGGTCCTTGGCTTGCTGGTGCTGCTCGATGAAACCGAGGGGTACGCTTTCCTTCGCCAGCGCCCGGAGGAGGCCGTCGAGGATGACGAGGCGGCGCCCCTGCCGCGTCTGGTGCAGCGGCGCCAGCTCAGCTATCCGTTGAGTCTGCTCTGTGTGCTGTTGCGCAAGAAGCTGATTGAGCAGGATGCCGCCGGCGGTGAAACGCGGGTGATTCTCAGTCGCGGGGAGATCGTCGACATGATGCGGGTCTTTCTCCCCGAGGGGAGCAACGAGGCCAAGACCGTGGAGCAGATCGAAAGTCATATTCGCAAGGTGGCCGACTACGGCTTTTTGCGTCCCCTCAAAGGCGACGAAGAACGTTTCGAGGTGCGCCGCATTCTCAAGGCGCTGGTCGATGCCGACTGGCTCGGCGATCTGGATCGAAAACTGGAGGCATACCAAGCCCATGCAGACGCTCTCGCTTGA